A region from the Pseudomonadota bacterium genome encodes:
- a CDS encoding CRTAC1 family protein, with product MMNSILLAATLLAADPLFEDRSQATGLNFTHFNGMIGEHFFPEMMGAGVGLLDYDRDGDLDLYLVQGSLLSESHKLSQALIQPVSPLTDRLFRNDSDSGRLRFMDVTEQSGITAPGYGMGVSVGDVNNDGWPDLYISNFGQNQLWVNQRNGTFQEVSETAGAGDDRWSITAVFFDYDQDGWQDLYVVNYVDYKLASAKTCLSYNDAPDYCSPQSYRPTADRLLHNEGGGRFQEATSRAGLGRAEGPGLGAVTGDFNADGRPDLYVANDGASNFLWMNQGGGRFSDEALLAGVAVNMSGMPEASMGVDANDFDGDGDLDLFMTHLDRQTNTLYVNDGEGWFMDQTLGSVLGASSFAFTGFGTGWFDLDNDGWLDLISANGAVVKIAEQVAAGETLPLLQRNQLWRNLGDGSYEDISAKAGQAFERKRVSRGAAFGDLDNDGDLDVLITNNAGPVELLVNTAAAGNGWLGLAVTDSQGGPAIGVQATLRLGDRQLVRRSRTDGSYLSAHDPRILFGLGELASDAGTLEVELRWPDGEVTRHAGLEPGRYHVIVQPTG from the coding sequence ATGATGAACTCCATTTTGCTGGCCGCAACGCTGCTGGCAGCCGACCCGTTGTTCGAGGACCGAAGCCAGGCTACCGGCCTGAACTTCACCCATTTTAACGGCATGATCGGTGAACACTTCTTTCCCGAGATGATGGGCGCCGGTGTCGGCCTGCTCGACTATGACCGGGATGGTGACCTCGACCTCTATCTGGTTCAGGGCAGCCTGTTGAGCGAGTCACACAAGCTCAGTCAGGCGCTGATCCAGCCGGTCAGCCCCCTGACGGATCGCCTTTTTCGCAACGACAGCGATAGCGGGCGGCTGCGTTTCATGGACGTGACGGAGCAAAGCGGAATTACTGCGCCCGGTTACGGCATGGGCGTGAGCGTCGGGGACGTGAACAACGACGGCTGGCCAGACCTTTATATCAGCAACTTCGGCCAAAACCAGCTGTGGGTAAACCAGCGCAACGGCACTTTCCAGGAGGTTAGCGAAACGGCGGGCGCCGGTGATGATCGCTGGTCGATTACCGCGGTGTTTTTTGACTACGACCAGGACGGTTGGCAGGACCTCTACGTGGTGAACTACGTAGACTACAAGCTGGCGAGCGCCAAGACCTGCCTGTCGTACAACGATGCGCCGGACTATTGCTCGCCCCAGTCGTACCGCCCCACGGCGGATCGGCTCCTGCATAACGAAGGCGGCGGGCGCTTTCAGGAGGCCACCAGCCGCGCGGGCCTGGGCCGCGCCGAAGGGCCGGGCCTCGGTGCGGTTACCGGTGATTTCAATGCCGACGGCCGGCCTGATCTTTATGTCGCCAACGACGGTGCTTCGAATTTTCTCTGGATGAACCAGGGCGGCGGGCGCTTTAGCGATGAGGCGCTGCTGGCGGGTGTGGCGGTCAATATGTCGGGAATGCCGGAGGCGAGCATGGGCGTGGACGCCAACGACTTCGACGGTGACGGAGACCTTGATCTATTTATGACCCATCTGGATCGACAAACCAACACGCTTTACGTCAACGATGGCGAAGGGTGGTTTATGGATCAGACCCTCGGCAGCGTGCTGGGCGCCAGCAGCTTTGCCTTTACGGGCTTTGGCACCGGCTGGTTCGACCTCGACAATGACGGCTGGCTGGACCTGATCAGCGCCAACGGCGCTGTCGTGAAAATCGCCGAGCAGGTCGCGGCCGGCGAGACGCTGCCGCTGCTTCAGCGCAATCAGCTTTGGCGAAACCTGGGGGATGGGAGCTACGAGGACATCAGCGCCAAGGCTGGCCAGGCGTTTGAGCGGAAGCGCGTCAGCCGAGGCGCAGCGTTTGGCGATCTGGACAACGACGGCGATCTGGACGTGCTGATCACGAACAATGCTGGTCCCGTTGAGCTGCTGGTCAACACCGCCGCGGCGGGCAATGGCTGGCTGGGCCTTGCCGTGACCGACAGCCAGGGCGGGCCGGCGATCGGCGTGCAGGCGACCCTGCGCCTGGGCGACCGTCAGCTCGTTCGTCGCTCTCGCACCGACGGCAGCTACCTGTCGGCCCATGACCCCAGGATCCTGTTTGGTCTCGGGGAGCTGGCCAGCGACGCAGGCACGTTAGAGGTCGAGCTGCGCTGGCCCGACGGCGAAGTCACTCGCCACGCTGGGCTTGAGCCCGGTCGCTACCACGTGATCGTCCAGCCGACCGGATGA